A DNA window from Pedomonas mirosovicensis contains the following coding sequences:
- the pdhA gene encoding pyruvate dehydrogenase (acetyl-transferring) E1 component subunit alpha: protein MDALRTSRIPTPDYPEPYKASFDELKQYYREMLLIRRFEERAGQMYGLGLIGGFCHLYIGQEAVVVGIQAALEKGDSIITGYRDHGHMLACGIDSKAVMAELTGRAGGISRGKGGSMHMFSVEHGFYGGHGIVGAQVSLGTGLAFSHKYKNDGKLCVAYFGDGAANQGQVYESFNMAELWKLPIIYVIENNQYAMGTSVNRSSAEDQLFRRGESFRIPGIQVNGMDVLEVRGAANAAVEWVRGGNGPILLEMKTYRYRGHSMSDPAKYRSKEEVEQVREQSDPIEGTKRRLLESGKVTEDELKAIDKEIRAIVAEAADFAQTSPEPDPSELYTDVLVENY from the coding sequence ATGGACGCGCTGCGGACCAGCCGCATCCCGACCCCGGACTATCCCGAACCCTACAAGGCCAGCTTTGATGAGCTGAAGCAGTATTACCGCGAGATGCTGCTGATCCGCCGCTTCGAGGAGCGCGCGGGCCAGATGTACGGCCTCGGCCTCATCGGCGGGTTCTGCCACCTTTACATCGGCCAGGAAGCCGTCGTTGTCGGCATCCAGGCGGCCCTCGAGAAGGGCGACAGCATCATCACCGGCTACCGCGACCACGGCCACATGCTGGCCTGCGGCATTGATTCCAAGGCGGTGATGGCGGAGCTTACGGGCCGCGCCGGGGGCATTTCCCGCGGCAAGGGCGGCTCGATGCACATGTTCTCCGTCGAGCACGGCTTTTACGGCGGCCACGGCATCGTCGGCGCCCAGGTGTCGCTCGGCACCGGTCTTGCCTTCTCCCACAAGTACAAGAACGACGGCAAGCTCTGCGTCGCCTACTTCGGCGACGGCGCGGCCAACCAGGGCCAGGTGTACGAGAGCTTCAACATGGCCGAACTCTGGAAGCTCCCGATCATCTACGTGATCGAGAACAACCAGTACGCCATGGGCACCAGCGTCAACCGTTCGTCGGCGGAGGACCAGCTGTTCCGCCGTGGCGAGAGCTTCCGCATCCCCGGCATCCAGGTGAACGGCATGGACGTGCTGGAAGTGCGCGGCGCGGCCAATGCGGCGGTCGAGTGGGTGCGCGGCGGCAACGGTCCGATCCTCCTCGAGATGAAGACCTACCGCTATCGCGGCCACTCCATGTCCGATCCGGCCAAGTACCGCTCCAAGGAAGAGGTGGAGCAGGTGCGCGAGCAGTCGGACCCCATCGAGGGCACCAAGCGCCGCCTGCTGGAATCCGGCAAGGTCACCGAGGACGAGCTGAAGGCCATCGACAAGGAGATCCGCGCGATCGTCGCCGAAGCGGCCGATTTCGCCCAGACCTCGCCCGAGCCGGACCCGTCCGAGCTTTACACTGACGTACTGGTGGAGAACTATTGA
- a CDS encoding pyruvate dehydrogenase complex E1 component subunit beta — protein sequence MATEIFLPAMSPTMEEGTLAKWLVNEGDKIKAGQTIAEIETDKATMELEADDEGIVARIFVAAGTDGVKVGTPIALIAEEGENLDALSAGEKPVTPQAPAADAAKPQAAQSAPPAVQPARAEDQPRKPEVRDPDVKGELVKKTVREALRDAMAEEMRADPSVFVMGEEVAEYQGAYKVTQGLLDEFGSTRVIDTPITEHGFAGIGTGAAMGGLKPIVEFMTFNFAMQAIDQIINSAAKTNYMSGGQMRCPIVFRGPNGAASRVAAQHSQNYGPWYAHVPGLIVIAPYSAADAKGLLKAAIRSTDPVVFLENELLYGRSFDVPTDEDYVLPIGKARIAREGKDVTLVSYSIGVGVALEAAEELAAEGIEAEVIDLRTLRPLDKETVLKSLAKTNRLVCVEEGWPQCSISSEIAAICMEEGFDDLDAPVLRVTNADVPLPYANNLEKLALVKSADVVAAAKRVCYR from the coding sequence ATGGCCACCGAGATTTTCCTTCCCGCCATGTCGCCCACGATGGAAGAGGGCACGCTGGCCAAGTGGCTGGTGAACGAGGGCGACAAGATCAAGGCCGGTCAGACCATCGCCGAGATCGAGACCGACAAGGCCACCATGGAGCTGGAAGCGGATGATGAGGGCATTGTCGCCCGCATCTTCGTCGCCGCCGGCACCGATGGGGTGAAGGTGGGCACGCCCATTGCCCTCATCGCCGAGGAAGGCGAGAACCTGGATGCGCTCTCGGCCGGCGAAAAGCCGGTGACGCCGCAGGCTCCCGCCGCTGATGCCGCCAAGCCGCAGGCCGCCCAGTCCGCGCCGCCGGCCGTGCAGCCCGCCCGCGCCGAGGATCAGCCCCGCAAGCCGGAGGTTCGCGATCCGGACGTGAAGGGCGAGCTGGTGAAGAAGACCGTGCGCGAGGCCCTGCGCGACGCCATGGCCGAGGAAATGCGCGCCGACCCGTCCGTCTTCGTCATGGGCGAGGAAGTGGCCGAGTACCAGGGCGCCTACAAGGTCACCCAAGGGTTGCTCGATGAGTTCGGCTCCACCCGCGTCATCGACACGCCGATCACCGAGCACGGCTTTGCCGGCATCGGCACCGGCGCGGCGATGGGCGGCCTCAAGCCGATCGTCGAGTTCATGACCTTCAACTTCGCCATGCAGGCGATTGACCAGATCATCAACTCGGCCGCCAAGACCAACTACATGTCCGGCGGCCAGATGCGCTGCCCCATCGTGTTCCGCGGCCCCAACGGCGCGGCAAGCCGCGTCGCGGCCCAGCACAGCCAGAACTACGGCCCGTGGTATGCCCACGTGCCGGGCCTCATCGTCATCGCGCCCTATTCGGCGGCCGATGCCAAGGGCCTCCTCAAGGCCGCCATCCGCTCGACCGACCCGGTGGTGTTCCTGGAGAACGAGCTGCTCTACGGCCGCTCCTTCGACGTGCCGACGGATGAGGACTACGTGCTTCCCATCGGCAAGGCGCGCATTGCCCGCGAGGGCAAGGACGTGACGCTGGTGTCCTACTCCATCGGCGTTGGCGTCGCGCTGGAAGCGGCGGAAGAGCTTGCCGCCGAGGGCATTGAGGCGGAAGTCATCGATCTTCGCACCCTGCGCCCGCTCGACAAGGAGACGGTGCTGAAGTCGCTCGCCAAGACCAACCGTCTGGTCTGCGTCGAGGAAGGCTGGCCGCAGTGCTCCATCTCGTCGGAAATCGCCGCCATCTGCATGGAGGAAGGCTTCGACGATCTGGACGCTCCGGTGCTGCGCGTCACCAACGCGGACGTGCCGCTGCCCTACGCCAACAATCTGGAAAAGCTGGCGCTGGTGAAGTCGGCCGATGTGGTCGCCGCCGCCAAGCGCGTCTGCTACCGCTGA
- a CDS encoding pyruvate dehydrogenase complex dihydrolipoamide acetyltransferase — MPIDILMPALSPTMETGTLAKWLVKEGDTVSAGQVLAEIETDKATMEYESADEGTVGKILVAEGTEDVAVGTKIAVLLEEGESADALAGASEQRQAAPGQKAESPKAEAAQAERKEAVQPQQQAPEAPAAARPQAAPAVASQQGGERIKASPLARRIAGQKGIDLAAVKGSGPNGRIVKADIEAFQPGAAAPAAAPAPAPAAAAAPAQPAAPSYGPPADVPFEEVKLSNMRKVIARRLQESKQTVPHFYLTVDCEIDALLKVRKELNGRLEKDGVKVSVNDFVIRAVALALKKVPAANVQFAGDKMYWFKRQDISVAVAIEGGLVTPVVKDAGSLGLGEISRQVASLAEKARSGKLAPEEYQGGTFSISNLGMYGIKQFEAVINPPQACILAVGAGEQRAVIKDGAVAAATVMSVTLSCDHRAVDGAVGAEFLQAFKRLIEDPLLMLA; from the coding sequence ATGCCGATCGACATTCTCATGCCCGCCCTGTCTCCCACCATGGAGACGGGCACGCTGGCCAAGTGGCTGGTGAAGGAAGGCGATACGGTCAGCGCCGGTCAGGTGCTGGCCGAGATCGAGACCGACAAGGCGACGATGGAGTATGAATCGGCCGACGAAGGCACCGTCGGCAAGATTCTGGTGGCCGAGGGCACGGAAGACGTGGCCGTTGGCACCAAGATCGCCGTGCTGCTGGAAGAGGGCGAAAGCGCCGATGCGCTGGCCGGTGCGTCCGAGCAGCGCCAGGCCGCTCCCGGCCAGAAGGCGGAGAGCCCCAAGGCCGAAGCTGCCCAGGCCGAGCGGAAGGAAGCCGTCCAGCCGCAGCAGCAGGCTCCCGAGGCGCCTGCCGCCGCCCGTCCGCAAGCTGCTCCGGCCGTCGCTTCCCAGCAGGGTGGCGAGCGCATCAAGGCGTCCCCGCTGGCCCGCCGCATCGCGGGTCAGAAGGGCATCGACCTTGCGGCCGTGAAGGGCTCGGGCCCCAATGGCCGCATCGTCAAGGCGGACATCGAGGCCTTCCAGCCCGGCGCTGCGGCTCCCGCCGCCGCACCGGCTCCGGCCCCGGCGGCTGCCGCTGCTCCGGCCCAGCCTGCCGCGCCCAGCTACGGCCCGCCGGCCGACGTGCCGTTCGAAGAGGTCAAGCTCTCGAACATGCGGAAGGTCATCGCGCGCCGTCTGCAGGAGAGCAAGCAGACCGTCCCGCACTTCTACTTGACGGTCGATTGCGAGATCGACGCGCTGCTCAAGGTCCGCAAGGAGCTGAACGGGCGGCTGGAGAAGGACGGCGTCAAGGTCTCCGTCAACGACTTCGTGATCCGCGCCGTGGCGCTGGCGCTCAAGAAGGTGCCCGCCGCCAACGTGCAGTTCGCGGGCGACAAGATGTACTGGTTCAAGCGCCAGGACATCTCGGTGGCCGTCGCCATCGAGGGCGGCCTCGTCACGCCGGTCGTGAAGGATGCCGGTTCGCTCGGCCTTGGCGAGATCTCCCGCCAAGTGGCTTCGCTGGCCGAGAAGGCGAGGAGCGGCAAGCTCGCCCCTGAGGAGTATCAGGGCGGCACCTTCTCCATCTCCAACCTCGGCATGTACGGCATCAAGCAGTTCGAGGCGGTCATCAACCCGCCGCAGGCCTGCATCCTCGCCGTCGGTGCGGGCGAGCAGCGCGCGGTCATCAAGGACGGCGCGGTTGCCGCCGCCACGGTGATGAGCGTCACCCTGTCGTGCGATCACCGCGCGGTCGATGGCGCGGTCGGCGCCGAATTCCTCCAGGCGTTCAAGCGCCTGATCGAGGACCCGCTGCTGATGCTGGCGTAA
- the lpdA gene encoding dihydrolipoyl dehydrogenase codes for MASQFDVVVVGGGPGGYVAAIRAAQLGLNTAVVEREHLGGICLNWGCIPTKALLRSSEMYHNMQNAAAYGLKADNVSFDLQAIVKRSRGVSGQLSAGVKTLLKKNKVQVFDGEAKLTAKNKLTVSKDGKAVEDVSFKHVILATGARPRELPHLKADGERIWNYKHALVPNTVPGKLLVIGSGAIGVEFASFFSDLGSKVTIVEMIDRILPVEDEEVSAFVAKAFTKQGITVRTKAGVTKLEKKGEGIAATIEAEGKSEVVEFDRVILAIGIQGNVENIGLETLGIAVERGQIVTDGFGRTNVPGVWAIGDVAGAPWLAHKASHEGVTAAESIAVELGKGKDVHPHPLNKANIPGCTYCRPQVASVGLTEAKAKAAGYEVRVGKFPFIGNGKAIALGEPEGFIKTVFDAKTGEMLGAHMVGAEVTELIQGYVVARQLETTEAELMQTIFAHPTLSEMMHEAVLDAYGRAIHF; via the coding sequence ATGGCATCCCAGTTCGACGTTGTGGTGGTGGGCGGTGGCCCCGGCGGCTATGTGGCAGCGATCCGCGCCGCCCAGCTTGGCCTGAACACGGCGGTTGTGGAGCGCGAGCACCTGGGCGGCATCTGCCTCAACTGGGGCTGTATCCCAACGAAGGCGCTGCTGCGCTCCAGCGAGATGTACCACAACATGCAGAACGCCGCGGCCTACGGCCTCAAGGCGGACAACGTGTCGTTCGATCTCCAGGCGATCGTCAAGCGCTCGCGCGGCGTCTCCGGCCAGCTGAGCGCGGGCGTCAAGACGCTCCTCAAGAAGAACAAGGTGCAGGTGTTTGACGGCGAAGCCAAGCTCACCGCCAAGAACAAGCTCACCGTCTCCAAGGACGGCAAGGCGGTCGAGGACGTCTCCTTCAAGCACGTCATCCTCGCCACCGGCGCGCGGCCCCGCGAGCTGCCGCACCTGAAGGCGGATGGCGAGCGCATCTGGAACTACAAGCACGCCCTCGTGCCCAACACCGTGCCGGGCAAGCTGCTGGTCATCGGCTCGGGCGCCATCGGCGTCGAGTTCGCCAGCTTCTTCTCCGACCTCGGCTCCAAGGTCACCATCGTCGAGATGATCGACCGCATCCTCCCCGTGGAGGATGAAGAGGTCTCCGCCTTCGTCGCCAAGGCCTTCACCAAGCAGGGCATCACCGTTCGCACCAAGGCGGGCGTCACCAAGCTGGAGAAGAAGGGCGAGGGCATTGCCGCCACCATCGAGGCCGAGGGCAAGAGCGAGGTGGTCGAGTTCGACCGCGTGATCCTCGCCATCGGCATTCAGGGCAATGTGGAGAACATCGGCCTTGAGACGCTGGGTATCGCCGTCGAGCGCGGCCAGATCGTGACGGACGGCTTTGGTCGCACCAACGTCCCCGGCGTCTGGGCCATCGGCGACGTGGCCGGTGCGCCGTGGCTCGCCCACAAGGCCAGCCACGAGGGCGTCACCGCCGCCGAGAGCATCGCCGTCGAACTGGGCAAGGGCAAGGACGTGCATCCGCACCCGCTCAACAAGGCCAACATTCCGGGCTGCACCTACTGCCGCCCGCAGGTCGCCAGCGTCGGCCTCACCGAAGCCAAGGCGAAGGCCGCGGGCTACGAGGTGCGCGTCGGCAAGTTCCCGTTCATCGGCAACGGCAAGGCGATTGCGCTCGGCGAGCCCGAGGGCTTCATCAAGACCGTGTTCGACGCCAAGACCGGCGAGATGCTGGGCGCCCACATGGTCGGCGCGGAGGTGACCGAGCTGATCCAGGGCTACGTCGTCGCCCGCCAGCTCGAGACCACCGAGGCCGAGCTGATGCAGACCATCTTCGCCCACCCGACCCTCAGCGAAATGATGCACGAGGCCGTGCTCGACGCCTACGGCCGCGCCATCCATTTCTAG
- a CDS encoding acetyl-CoA hydrolase/transferase family protein → MSVQSRIRNEALRAKVMSAEEAARLIPSGSTIGMSGFTGAGYPKQVPTALAARIEAERARGAPFRIRVWTGASTGPELDGALAKADGIEFRLPYNSDPIAREKINSGQMQYLDMHLSQVAPVAWQGFLGPLDVAVIEVAAIREDGTLVPSSSVGNNKTWLERADKIILEVNSWQSEALEGMHDIYYGTALPPNRVPIPLVRPDDRIGAATFHVDPARIIAIVETDTPDRNAPFSPPDESSKAIAGHLLEFFAHEVKMGRLPPSLLPLQSGVGNIANAVLAGLVDSPFENLTAYTEVLQDGMLDLLDSGKLRVASCTAFSLSPEAAERLNRAMADYRGRIILRPQEISNHPELVRRLGCLAMNGMIEADMYGNVNSTHIMGSRIQNGIGGSGDFARNAFISIFMAPSVAKGGKISTIVPHVSHVDHITQDVQVVVTDQGLADLRGLSPKQRAKVIIENCAHPLYKPLLKDYFERAKAGSYGLQTPMLLNEALSWHQRFVETGSMLPA, encoded by the coding sequence ATGAGCGTTCAATCGAGGATCAGGAACGAGGCGCTGCGGGCCAAGGTCATGTCGGCCGAGGAGGCCGCAAGGCTGATTCCATCCGGCAGTACCATCGGCATGAGCGGCTTTACGGGGGCGGGCTATCCCAAGCAGGTGCCCACGGCCCTTGCCGCGCGCATCGAGGCGGAGCGGGCGCGGGGTGCACCCTTCCGCATCCGGGTGTGGACCGGCGCATCGACCGGCCCGGAGCTGGACGGCGCGCTCGCCAAGGCCGACGGCATCGAGTTCCGCCTGCCATACAACAGCGATCCCATCGCCCGCGAGAAGATCAACAGCGGCCAGATGCAGTATCTGGACATGCACCTGAGCCAGGTCGCGCCCGTCGCCTGGCAGGGCTTCCTGGGGCCGCTCGACGTGGCGGTGATCGAGGTGGCGGCCATCCGCGAGGACGGCACGCTGGTGCCGTCCTCCTCGGTCGGCAACAACAAGACCTGGCTGGAACGGGCGGACAAGATCATCCTTGAGGTGAACAGCTGGCAGAGCGAGGCGCTGGAGGGGATGCACGACATCTACTACGGCACGGCCCTGCCGCCCAATCGCGTGCCCATCCCGCTGGTGCGGCCCGATGACCGCATCGGCGCCGCCACCTTCCATGTGGACCCGGCCAGGATCATCGCCATCGTCGAGACCGATACGCCGGACCGCAACGCGCCGTTCTCGCCGCCCGATGAGTCGTCCAAGGCCATCGCTGGCCACCTGCTCGAATTTTTCGCCCATGAGGTGAAGATGGGCCGGCTGCCGCCGTCGCTCCTGCCGCTCCAGTCGGGCGTCGGCAACATCGCCAACGCGGTGCTGGCCGGTCTTGTCGACTCTCCGTTCGAGAACCTGACCGCCTACACCGAAGTGCTGCAGGACGGCATGCTCGACCTGCTCGACAGCGGCAAGCTGCGGGTGGCCTCCTGCACGGCCTTCTCGCTGAGCCCCGAGGCGGCCGAGCGCCTCAACAGAGCCATGGCGGATTACCGGGGCCGCATCATCCTGCGCCCGCAGGAGATCAGCAACCACCCCGAGCTGGTGCGCCGGCTGGGCTGTCTTGCCATGAACGGGATGATCGAGGCCGACATGTACGGCAACGTCAACTCCACCCACATCATGGGCTCGCGCATCCAGAACGGCATCGGCGGCTCGGGCGATTTTGCCCGCAACGCCTTTATCTCCATCTTCATGGCGCCGTCCGTCGCCAAGGGCGGGAAGATCTCGACCATCGTGCCGCATGTCTCCCACGTTGATCACATCACCCAGGATGTGCAGGTGGTGGTGACCGACCAGGGCCTCGCCGACCTGCGCGGCCTCAGCCCCAAGCAGCGCGCCAAGGTCATCATCGAGAACTGCGCGCACCCCCTCTACAAGCCGCTGCTCAAGGACTATTTCGAGCGGGCGAAAGCGGGCAGCTACGGCCTCCAGACGCCGATGCTGCTGAACGAGGCCCTGTCCTGGCACCAGCGCTTTGTCGAGACCGGCTCCATGCTCCCGGCCTGA
- a CDS encoding carbonic anhydrase: MSDESQDATPSQREFEALIDGYRRFRKETYNRHRERYDSLANKGQSPKVMVIACCDSRVDPTIIFDAEPGQMFVLRNVANLVPPFETGTSGSRHGASAAIEFAVTGLEVEHIVVMGHARCGGIAASLAGKLGREEKLGEPISFIDRWMSIINPVRDQILMAYEIAPDMDPQRALELAAIRQSLQNLRTFPFVEEREKAGTLKLHGAYFAVADGILQLMEAGTDQFKPVELPWD; the protein is encoded by the coding sequence ATGTCAGACGAATCCCAAGACGCCACGCCGTCCCAGCGCGAGTTCGAGGCGCTGATCGACGGATACCGCCGTTTCCGGAAAGAGACTTACAATCGTCACCGGGAACGATATGACTCGCTGGCCAACAAGGGCCAATCGCCCAAGGTTATGGTCATCGCCTGCTGCGACAGCCGGGTCGACCCCACCATCATCTTCGACGCCGAACCGGGGCAGATGTTCGTGCTGCGTAACGTCGCCAACCTGGTGCCGCCGTTCGAAACCGGCACCAGCGGCAGCCGCCACGGCGCCAGCGCCGCCATCGAGTTCGCCGTCACCGGCCTTGAGGTGGAGCACATCGTGGTGATGGGCCACGCCCGCTGCGGCGGCATCGCCGCCTCGCTGGCCGGCAAGCTGGGCCGGGAGGAAAAGCTGGGCGAGCCCATCAGCTTCATCGACCGGTGGATGTCCATCATCAACCCGGTGCGCGACCAGATCCTGATGGCCTACGAGATCGCCCCGGACATGGACCCGCAGCGGGCGCTGGAACTGGCCGCCATCCGCCAGAGCCTCCAGAACCTGCGGACCTTCCCCTTCGTCGAGGAGCGGGAGAAGGCAGGCACGCTCAAGCTGCACGGCGCCTACTTCGCCGTCGCCGACGGCATCCTCCAGCTGATGGAAGCGGGCACCGACCAGTTCAAGCCGGTCGAGCTGCCGTGGGACTAA